One window from the genome of Aptenodytes patagonicus chromosome 4, bAptPat1.pri.cur, whole genome shotgun sequence encodes:
- the LEPROTL1 gene encoding leptin receptor overlapping transcript-like 1, with the protein MAGIKALISLSFGGAVGLMFLMLGCALPQYNQYWPLFVLFFYILSPIPYCIARRLVDDTDATSNACKELAIFLTTGIVVSAFGLPIVFARAELIYWGACALVLTGNTVIFATILGFFLVFGSNDDFSWQQW; encoded by the exons ATGGCCGGCATCAAAG CTTTGATCAGCCTGTCCTTTGGGGGAGCGGTCGGACTGATGTTCTTGATGCTCGGATGTGCCCTTCCCCAGTACAA ccAGTACTGGCcactgtttgttctgtttttttataTCCTTTCTCCTATCCCGTACTGCATAGCAAGAAGATTAGTAGATGACACAGATGCTACAAGTAATGCCTGCAAGGAGCTAGCAATATTTCTTACAACAGGCATTGTTGTCTCAGCATTTGGGCTACCGATAGTGTTTGCAAGAGCAGAACTG ATTTACTGGGGCGCGTGTGCACTTGTTCTTACGGGGAATACAGTCATCTTTGCCACGATCCTAGGATTTTTCTTGGTCTTTGGCAGCAATGACGACTTCAGCTGGCAGCAGTGGtga